From one Mesotoga sp. Brook.08.105.5.1 genomic stretch:
- the hflK gene encoding FtsH protease activity modulator HflK has protein sequence MVDVKIEEPEDNFTGGGGPKKSFLWSGLFVLLVIVAIVAVYFLSGFFLVGPDQVGLIKRFGKYTNTVGPGLGYHLPFPFESVVVVDTSNLRKQEIGFRTVRTGTYQTLANESLMLTGDGNIVSVEMVIQYYVGDPAKLAFNIVDDGDIVKFTTESVLREEVASSTIDSILTTERDTISIRTAERVQAELERLGTGILVKNVFLQEVAPPKQVIAAFDDVNSAKQDKEKLIYEAEKYKNDLIPKAEGEAAQLTRVAEGYAQERILNAEGEADRFLAILQEYEKAAEVTRTRMYLETLAKVLGEASKTVVLDQSSVLKLLDLEGSER, from the coding sequence ATGGTTGACGTAAAAATTGAAGAACCTGAAGATAATTTCACAGGCGGTGGAGGCCCTAAGAAAAGCTTTTTATGGTCCGGGCTTTTTGTGCTGCTGGTTATTGTCGCAATCGTTGCCGTGTATTTCTTGAGCGGGTTTTTCCTGGTTGGGCCCGATCAGGTCGGACTGATCAAGAGATTCGGAAAGTATACAAATACCGTCGGTCCAGGACTTGGATACCATCTGCCATTTCCGTTTGAGAGCGTAGTCGTTGTAGATACTTCGAATTTGAGAAAGCAGGAAATCGGTTTTAGAACCGTTAGAACAGGTACTTACCAGACCCTGGCAAATGAGTCTCTCATGCTCACCGGAGATGGAAACATCGTCTCGGTGGAAATGGTTATCCAGTATTATGTTGGGGATCCGGCAAAACTCGCCTTCAATATCGTGGATGATGGCGACATCGTGAAGTTCACAACAGAGTCGGTGCTTAGGGAGGAAGTTGCTTCCAGCACTATAGACTCAATTCTCACAACCGAGAGAGACACAATCTCAATTCGGACCGCAGAGAGAGTCCAGGCCGAACTTGAGAGGCTCGGTACAGGCATATTGGTGAAAAACGTGTTCCTGCAAGAGGTGGCGCCTCCAAAACAGGTTATCGCCGCATTCGACGATGTGAACAGTGCCAAGCAGGACAAAGAGAAACTCATATATGAGGCCGAGAAATACAAGAACGACCTCATTCCCAAGGCAGAAGGAGAGGCGGCTCAATTGACTAGAGTCGCGGAAGGCTACGCACAGGAGAGGATTCTCAATGCAGAAGGAGAGGCGGATAGATTCCTTGCGATTCTCCAGGAGTACGAAAAGGCTGCGGAGGTTACTCGAACCAGGATGTATCTGGAAACGCTTGCTAAAGTACTTGGAGAGGCCAGTAAGACCGTTGTTCTTGACCAGAGCAGCGTTCTTAAACTCCTTGATCTTGAAGGGAGCGAGAGATAA
- a CDS encoding protease modulator HflC, whose amino-acid sequence MKYKFIIPIAIVVIVAAVVLPSFFFILDETEQAVVLRFGEIRESITEAGLYTKTPFIDSVRKFDKRIQIYDVDAERIYSRDKKTILTDTFALWRIVDPRSFVETMKSEQIALTRIDDIVYSHVRNTFGKLDYDDIISGQRTDVLDEITKLAANDMKDFGIEIISVRVKRADLPDENRNAVFERMKSERMQEASLIRAEGNREAQKLRAEADKEAQIMMATAQKEADIIIGMGDAQALTIYADAYNRDPDFYEFMKRLEVYEETLADANYILGPAMDFIDKFSRGE is encoded by the coding sequence ATGAAGTACAAATTCATCATTCCGATTGCTATTGTGGTAATAGTTGCGGCAGTTGTGCTGCCTAGCTTCTTCTTCATACTTGACGAGACTGAACAGGCCGTGGTCCTTCGATTTGGCGAAATACGCGAGTCAATTACTGAGGCCGGTCTTTACACCAAGACTCCGTTCATCGACTCTGTAAGGAAGTTCGACAAGCGAATTCAGATCTACGATGTTGATGCTGAGAGGATCTACTCTAGGGATAAAAAGACGATTCTTACAGACACCTTCGCGCTATGGAGGATAGTAGATCCCAGGAGTTTCGTAGAGACAATGAAGTCAGAACAGATCGCACTCACACGGATAGACGACATTGTGTACTCTCACGTAAGAAATACTTTTGGGAAACTTGATTACGATGACATCATCTCCGGCCAAAGAACAGATGTTCTCGACGAGATAACCAAACTTGCCGCAAATGACATGAAGGACTTTGGGATCGAGATAATATCTGTACGTGTTAAGAGGGCCGACTTGCCCGACGAAAACAGAAATGCTGTCTTCGAAAGAATGAAGTCCGAGAGAATGCAGGAAGCTTCATTGATTAGAGCCGAAGGGAATAGAGAGGCTCAGAAGCTTAGGGCGGAGGCCGACAAAGAAGCGCAGATAATGATGGCGACTGCACAGAAGGAAGCAGATATCATAATTGGGATGGGAGACGCTCAAGCTCTCACCATTTATGCAGATGCATACAACAGAGATCCGGATTTCTACGAGTTCATGAAGAGGCTGGAAGTCTACGAAGAGACACTTGCCGATGCCAATTACATTCTCGGACCTGCTATGGATTTCATAGATAAGTTTTCAAGAGGAGAGTAA
- a CDS encoding YigZ family protein yields MDCTKSLLETGSSEINIKKSKFIGFSKRCENEDEAKSLIKAVLQDHAGADHCCWAYRISLPGREVANYSDGGEPHGSAGQPILGSIFRLELTDVAVAVIRYFGGVKLGIRGLIDAYGETALKALRAGKPALFCPGVELAAEMSYSHWNDFSRLFVEGRDFSVRNVDYSDRVISTLAVRKENIDRVSYFFKERRIHFEMGEELSFVSPVE; encoded by the coding sequence ATGGATTGTACGAAATCACTTCTCGAAACCGGAAGCAGTGAGATAAACATCAAGAAGTCAAAGTTCATCGGCTTCAGTAAGAGGTGTGAGAACGAGGATGAAGCAAAGTCACTAATAAAGGCTGTCTTACAGGATCACGCAGGTGCCGACCACTGTTGCTGGGCGTATCGTATTTCGCTTCCAGGAAGGGAAGTGGCTAATTACTCCGACGGTGGAGAGCCTCACGGTTCTGCAGGGCAGCCAATACTTGGATCGATCTTTCGACTCGAGTTGACCGATGTTGCAGTGGCAGTCATAAGGTACTTCGGAGGAGTTAAGCTGGGAATACGAGGACTGATAGACGCCTATGGTGAAACGGCCCTGAAGGCCTTGAGGGCAGGAAAGCCAGCTCTGTTTTGCCCGGGTGTTGAGCTAGCTGCCGAGATGAGCTACAGTCATTGGAACGACTTCAGCAGATTGTTCGTGGAAGGAAGAGACTTCTCCGTTCGAAATGTAGACTACTCTGATAGAGTTATTTCAACGCTTGCGGTCAGAAAAGAGAATATCGATAGGGTCAGCTACTTCTTCAAAGAGAGAAGGATTCACTTCGAGATGGGAGAAGAGTTGAGTTTTGTGAGCCCGGTGGAATGA
- a CDS encoding penicillin-binding transpeptidase domain-containing protein produces MKTKSAKRFDLFFVLFLIVMGLFVFKLYDYQIVNQEKYAKQVESISRRSISILPPRGMIIDRNGIPLAWDAPYYRITKKVVFLPEDLKRMMVDASENREKMEKLIRRLEVYGSVETVLPASVAERLNDFPELEVSERIIRHYQDNPGISHVVGYIKSDGEPVMGIEKQYNELLRGTPGEQLIRVDALGRQISLEGEIPPLPGDDLKITIDSKMSEYIYNLINETGKTGAAAVMKTDGEVLALVSVPSFESMFFTTGISNRDWDRLNLDPSRPLVNRALSPFSPGSVIKPFIAMVALAEGKDSTKEIDCGGIFQYKDSRGVVQGVYRDWNLYGHGKTDLAKAITVSCNVYFYQLGLELGINTINRYAELWEVFKPTGIDLPEESVGLMPSPTWKRERLEESWFPGDTIQISIGQGYLSITPLQLAKLTNEIATRGIEIIPFIGSKKESSREAINLKDSDWDLLINAMGDVISKGGSAADAGTAYSAFRGFEETAAGKTGTAEQGGSKPTHSWFTGFMPLHEPEIVVTVFVHEGGYGSGLASQISRKIMDYYVTEYAR; encoded by the coding sequence TTGAAGACTAAGAGTGCCAAGAGGTTTGACCTCTTCTTCGTGCTTTTCCTTATAGTGATGGGATTGTTTGTATTTAAGCTCTACGATTACCAGATAGTCAACCAAGAGAAGTATGCGAAACAGGTAGAGAGTATAAGCCGTAGATCCATTTCCATCCTTCCTCCCAGAGGCATGATTATTGATCGCAACGGAATCCCTCTTGCTTGGGACGCACCTTATTACAGGATTACGAAGAAAGTCGTCTTTCTTCCTGAAGACCTGAAGAGGATGATGGTTGACGCTTCAGAAAACAGAGAGAAAATGGAAAAGCTGATTCGGCGTCTCGAGGTTTATGGCAGCGTTGAGACAGTCCTACCAGCTTCGGTCGCAGAGAGACTGAATGACTTTCCCGAGTTGGAAGTCTCGGAAAGGATCATAAGGCACTACCAGGATAATCCTGGAATCTCTCACGTAGTGGGTTACATAAAGTCTGATGGGGAACCGGTTATGGGAATAGAGAAGCAATACAACGAACTCCTCAGAGGAACTCCCGGTGAACAGCTCATTCGTGTCGATGCTTTAGGAAGACAGATTAGCCTCGAAGGTGAAATACCCCCTTTGCCGGGAGATGATCTGAAGATCACAATAGATTCTAAAATGAGTGAATATATCTATAACCTCATAAACGAAACCGGAAAGACCGGCGCAGCCGCTGTAATGAAGACCGACGGAGAGGTTCTCGCTCTCGTTTCAGTGCCAAGCTTTGAAAGCATGTTTTTCACAACGGGGATTTCAAACAGGGATTGGGACCGCCTTAATCTCGATCCTTCGAGACCTCTGGTAAATAGAGCTTTGAGCCCCTTCTCACCAGGCTCTGTGATCAAACCGTTCATTGCCATGGTGGCTCTGGCAGAAGGGAAAGACAGCACAAAGGAGATCGACTGTGGAGGGATTTTTCAGTACAAAGACAGTCGAGGCGTGGTTCAGGGAGTATACAGAGATTGGAACCTTTACGGCCATGGAAAGACCGATCTTGCCAAAGCTATAACAGTATCGTGCAACGTTTATTTCTATCAGCTCGGTCTAGAACTGGGAATCAACACGATCAACAGATACGCAGAACTGTGGGAGGTCTTTAAACCTACCGGAATCGATCTTCCCGAGGAGTCAGTCGGCTTGATGCCCTCCCCCACCTGGAAACGTGAGAGGCTTGAGGAAAGCTGGTTCCCTGGCGACACGATTCAGATATCAATAGGCCAGGGTTATCTCAGCATCACTCCGCTGCAGCTGGCAAAGTTGACAAACGAAATCGCAACTAGAGGGATCGAGATCATTCCCTTTATCGGTTCAAAGAAAGAGAGTAGCAGAGAAGCAATCAATCTGAAAGACAGCGATTGGGATCTTCTCATCAATGCAATGGGAGATGTCATAAGCAAGGGTGGAAGTGCCGCCGATGCGGGAACCGCATACTCTGCATTCAGAGGTTTTGAAGAGACGGCCGCCGGAAAGACCGGTACTGCGGAACAAGGAGGTTCGAAACCGACTCACTCCTGGTTTACAGGTTTCATGCCTCTCCATGAACCGGAGATAGTTGTTACGGTGTTCGTTCACGAAGGCGGCTACGGATCGGGTCTGGCTTCACAAATCTCAAGAAAGATCATGGATTATTATGTGACAGAATACGCCCGGTAG